Proteins encoded within one genomic window of Pseudalkalibacillus sp. SCS-8:
- a CDS encoding GerAB/ArcD/ProY family transporter, which translates to MNKISLQQSVPDHLKVPPQMAFFLVHTMIIGIGVLGFERYIVKDAGYDSWISILLGGVWVHFLVWIIYQLLKNGGGDIVAIHQSLFGGIIGRFLSFLVSLYFLVLCITVLRTFTELIQLWMFPQLNVWVFSALFVLLASYFVTGGLRTVTGICFFSVVLGIPLILLKFYPLQYSHVQNVFPVVDASIMDLLKAAKTMSLSYIGFELLIIYYPFIKRPAESIKWAQFGIMFAIFIYLGTAITSFIYYSEGQLKQVIWSTITLWKIVEFPFISRFEYIGIAIYVFVIIPNICVSLWSATRTFKRTFHIRQTYVLWGYMLIIVITCGVVQDRTQIDFLNSILGEVGFYFTSAYLPFLLVIQTIVNKVRGKS; encoded by the coding sequence ATGAATAAAATCAGCCTACAGCAATCCGTACCTGATCATCTGAAGGTTCCGCCTCAGATGGCCTTCTTCTTAGTTCATACCATGATAATTGGTATCGGTGTACTCGGTTTTGAGCGATATATTGTAAAGGATGCTGGATATGATTCATGGATCTCAATATTGCTTGGAGGAGTATGGGTTCATTTTTTGGTTTGGATCATTTATCAACTGTTGAAAAATGGTGGAGGAGATATCGTCGCGATTCATCAATCCCTTTTTGGAGGGATTATTGGACGTTTTTTGAGCTTTTTAGTCAGCTTGTATTTTTTGGTGCTATGTATAACCGTATTACGTACCTTCACTGAGTTAATTCAACTATGGATGTTCCCACAATTGAACGTGTGGGTCTTTTCTGCACTGTTTGTTCTCCTGGCCAGCTACTTTGTAACGGGCGGGTTACGTACAGTAACGGGAATTTGCTTCTTTAGTGTGGTTCTCGGAATCCCATTAATATTACTAAAGTTCTATCCTCTGCAATATTCTCATGTTCAAAACGTATTTCCGGTAGTGGATGCTTCCATCATGGACTTACTGAAGGCTGCGAAAACCATGTCTCTCAGCTATATCGGCTTTGAACTGCTCATTATCTATTATCCTTTCATCAAGAGGCCGGCAGAATCCATTAAATGGGCTCAATTCGGAATCATGTTCGCCATATTCATTTACCTGGGCACTGCAATCACTTCTTTCATTTATTACAGTGAAGGACAGCTCAAACAGGTCATTTGGTCTACGATTACACTTTGGAAGATCGTCGAATTCCCCTTCATCTCACGATTTGAATATATAGGAATCGCCATCTACGTCTTCGTCATCATTCCGAATATTTGTGTGAGTCTCTGGAGCGCTACTCGAACGTTTAAAAGGACGTTTCACATCCGCCAGACCTACGTTTTATGGGGATATATGTTGATTATTGTCATTACCTGTGGAGTAGTCCAGGATCGAACGCAAATTGATTTCTTGAATTCCATTCTTGGGGAGGTAGGATTTTATTTCACCTCTGCATACCTGCCATTTCTTCTGGTTATTCAAACCATTGTTAATAAAGTGAGGGGAAAAAGTTGA
- a CDS encoding spore germination protein: MRSKWLNKRRRVREESNKEEERQSITDLLSTFKKSKDFVQYHHTGQTECVISYIKTLVEPKILSENILNDIKNRSLTSLKEIKDHITVQNLFITEDQDMIQQSLLRGHVMIQMEEEDEQVLFIPADTTETRKVSIPEVEFSVVGPKEAFVESLDTNLNLIRQRLPIPELTVDEIVVGKLTKSRVCVLYIDGIADDDNINTVRQRLGDIEFDEIIDSTYISQMLSDNSNSPFPQFVDTERPDRVVESLAEGKIAIVVDGSPHALTCPTTLIEFFSSADDYFTTWHLASLIRLLRLFSVAFSIIATPLYVAILTYHHDMIPEDLMATIITSRADIPFPPVLEVIILELAIELLREAGARLPTKVGQTIGIVGGIVIGTAAVEAGLTSNVLLIIVALAALASFTTPIYQIANTVRLIRFPFLLAAQWFGLIGVTMMVCVLIGHLLRLQSLGRPFLAPIYPMRISDMKDALFRLPFNKQNVRPLQTRPGVPQRYNSDRMNEKRDIDE; encoded by the coding sequence ATGAGGTCAAAATGGTTGAATAAGCGGAGAAGAGTAAGAGAAGAATCCAATAAAGAAGAAGAACGTCAATCCATTACGGATCTTCTTTCTACCTTCAAAAAATCCAAGGATTTTGTGCAGTATCATCATACTGGACAAACTGAGTGTGTCATTTCTTATATAAAAACATTAGTTGAACCTAAAATACTTTCTGAAAATATTCTCAATGACATAAAAAATCGCTCCTTGACCTCGCTCAAGGAGATTAAGGATCATATAACAGTTCAAAACCTTTTTATCACAGAAGATCAAGACATGATTCAACAAAGCTTATTACGAGGGCATGTCATGATCCAAATGGAAGAAGAAGACGAACAAGTCTTGTTCATACCTGCCGATACGACTGAGACTCGGAAAGTCAGCATTCCTGAAGTTGAATTCAGTGTAGTGGGGCCGAAGGAAGCTTTTGTAGAATCCCTTGATACGAACTTGAATTTAATTCGTCAACGCTTACCCATTCCTGAACTGACAGTCGATGAAATAGTCGTTGGAAAACTCACAAAATCAAGAGTATGCGTTTTATATATCGACGGTATCGCCGATGACGACAACATCAACACGGTTCGCCAGCGGCTTGGCGACATTGAATTTGATGAAATTATCGATAGTACTTATATTTCTCAAATGTTATCGGATAATTCGAATTCTCCATTTCCCCAATTCGTGGATACGGAACGACCTGACCGGGTCGTTGAGTCATTAGCAGAAGGGAAAATCGCCATCGTCGTTGACGGATCACCTCATGCTTTGACGTGTCCGACAACCCTTATCGAATTCTTTTCATCAGCCGATGATTACTTTACAACATGGCATTTGGCATCGCTAATACGTTTATTAAGATTATTTTCCGTCGCCTTCTCCATCATCGCTACACCGCTTTACGTAGCGATTTTGACGTATCATCATGATATGATCCCTGAAGATTTGATGGCGACGATCATCACTTCCCGAGCTGATATTCCATTTCCACCGGTATTGGAAGTGATCATTCTAGAACTTGCGATTGAATTGTTGAGGGAAGCAGGAGCCCGGCTACCAACGAAAGTTGGACAAACAATCGGTATCGTTGGAGGTATTGTTATTGGAACAGCAGCAGTAGAAGCAGGGCTGACGAGCAACGTACTCTTGATTATCGTAGCGCTGGCTGCTTTGGCTTCCTTTACGACACCTATCTATCAAATTGCGAATACTGTTCGATTGATCCGTTTTCCTTTTTTATTGGCGGCTCAATGGTTTGGTTTAATTGGGGTCACGATGATGGTCTGTGTATTGATTGGACACCTGCTGCGACTTCAGTCTCTAGGAAGACCATTCTTAGCACCTATTTACCCAATGCGAATCAGTGATATGAAGGATGCCCTTTTCCGATTACCTTTTAATAAACAAAACGTCAGACCTTTACAGACTCGCCCAGGTGTTCCTCAACGTTACAACTCGGATCGAATGAATGAGAAGAGGGATATTGATGAATAA
- a CDS encoding PAS domain S-box protein: MDKIDYRISELEKGLKSLKKLSVENFKLENELRHVKQVFDLVNCIHFKFIREADGKFRFTYMNGKPLQHTNFKSDFIIGKTLEDLFDEETTAYLREKYERAYRGDSVNYELTFKNFSYFVILTPFQQFGQTLEVVGTAIDITELKEMQGEVASSQSKFATIFNEAHDAIILFNDKGLLEANPAALELFGLTFDELKQRKHITLFDKKVQEKIPQFFKKLNEDGVVKSETEITRKDGTRRFVENVTRANILPNMHLTILRDVTERKKLEESLRKSETLQVVGELAAGIGHEIRNPMTAIKGFIQLLKEDSTNRDYFDVILSEFQRIETIISEFMVLSKPQAIQMTKEDIREIMKKTLILLDSQASMKNIRIHLDIEEDLPPILCEKNQMKQVFINFIKNGIESMESGGNLYIRMTKGEASTIRIEIEDEGCGIPPDLLDRLGEPFYTTKEKGTGLGLMMSYKIIQNHKGTIEVESMVNVGTKFRIALPSQFENE; this comes from the coding sequence TTGGATAAGATTGACTATAGAATATCAGAACTGGAAAAAGGGTTAAAAAGCTTAAAAAAGCTCAGTGTTGAAAACTTCAAATTGGAGAACGAGCTAAGACACGTAAAACAGGTATTTGATCTTGTGAATTGTATCCATTTCAAGTTCATCCGTGAAGCGGATGGAAAATTCCGGTTCACCTATATGAATGGGAAGCCTCTCCAACACACTAATTTTAAATCTGATTTCATCATCGGCAAAACACTTGAGGATTTGTTTGATGAAGAAACGACGGCATACTTGAGAGAGAAATATGAACGCGCCTATAGAGGTGACTCCGTCAATTATGAATTGACATTCAAGAATTTCAGTTATTTTGTCATTCTTACTCCGTTCCAACAATTTGGTCAAACCCTCGAGGTTGTAGGAACAGCAATTGATATAACAGAGTTGAAAGAAATGCAAGGAGAAGTGGCGTCCAGTCAAAGTAAATTCGCGACAATTTTTAATGAAGCCCATGATGCGATCATTTTATTCAATGATAAAGGCCTTTTGGAGGCGAATCCTGCAGCCCTTGAGCTTTTCGGCCTCACTTTTGATGAACTAAAACAACGAAAACACATTACTCTTTTCGATAAAAAGGTACAAGAAAAAATCCCTCAATTCTTTAAAAAGTTAAATGAAGACGGCGTTGTAAAAAGCGAAACTGAAATTACACGTAAAGACGGCACCCGTAGATTCGTTGAAAATGTAACCAGAGCCAATATCCTGCCGAACATGCATCTCACAATTTTAAGAGATGTGACGGAAAGGAAAAAGCTCGAGGAATCACTAAGGAAATCAGAAACCTTACAGGTGGTCGGTGAGCTTGCCGCAGGAATCGGACATGAAATCAGGAACCCGATGACAGCAATCAAGGGATTTATCCAACTTTTAAAGGAAGACTCGACAAATCGTGATTATTTCGATGTCATTTTAAGTGAATTTCAACGAATTGAAACCATCATTTCTGAATTCATGGTGCTTTCAAAGCCTCAAGCGATCCAAATGACAAAGGAAGATATCCGGGAAATCATGAAGAAAACCCTTATTTTGCTAGATAGTCAGGCCAGTATGAAAAATATCAGGATCCACCTTGATATTGAAGAAGATCTTCCCCCTATTTTATGCGAGAAAAATCAAATGAAACAAGTATTCATCAATTTCATTAAAAATGGGATTGAGTCTATGGAAAGTGGCGGTAACTTGTATATCCGCATGACCAAAGGAGAGGCGTCGACAATTCGAATTGAGATTGAGGATGAAGGGTGCGGTATACCTCCTGACCTTCTAGACCGACTGGGGGAACCATTCTATACTACGAAGGAAAAAGGTACTGGCCTAGGTCTCATGATGAGCTACAAGATCATTCAAAATCATAAAGGCACCATCGAGGTTGAAAGCATGGTGAATGTTGGTACTAAATTTAGAATTGCCCTTCCGAGCCAATTTGAAAACGAATGA
- a CDS encoding undecaprenyldiphospho-muramoylpentapeptide beta-N-acetylglucosaminyltransferase: MMKRILLTGGGSTGHVAVNLALIPHLKRNNWEVHYIGSHNGIERELIEPITGVTYYPISTGKLRRYFDLNNFKDPFRVVKGVTQAYRILRKVKPNIVFSKGGFVSVPVILAARMNRTPVISHESDMSPGLANKISMPFASKVCVTFPETLKHLPEDKGILLGSIVREELHQGSKRKGLHLCDFTESKPVILVMGGSQGAKKINETIRSLVPTLTKNYQIVHLCGKGKVDETINVHGYKQFEYVKDELPDILAMTDLVVTRAGSNSIYEFLDLEIPMILIPLPLSQSRGDQIQNAESFEKQGFAEVLQEEELTEESLQSYIHKTFENRAQYQRNMQRSEQSNPLEKLYGLLEEYSRK; this comes from the coding sequence ATTATGAAGCGTATTCTATTAACAGGTGGGGGGTCTACTGGGCACGTTGCTGTAAACCTTGCCTTGATTCCGCACTTGAAGCGTAACAATTGGGAGGTCCATTATATTGGATCCCATAATGGTATAGAACGAGAATTGATTGAACCGATCACTGGTGTGACCTATTATCCGATTTCCACAGGAAAACTACGCCGGTATTTTGATTTGAACAACTTCAAGGATCCTTTCCGGGTTGTAAAAGGTGTCACTCAAGCCTATCGCATCCTTCGGAAAGTAAAGCCGAATATCGTTTTTTCAAAAGGCGGCTTTGTATCGGTTCCGGTTATTCTTGCTGCGAGAATGAACAGGACCCCTGTCATTTCGCATGAGTCAGACATGAGTCCTGGTCTTGCCAACAAAATTTCGATGCCTTTTGCTTCCAAGGTATGTGTCACATTCCCTGAGACATTGAAGCATTTACCTGAAGATAAAGGGATCCTCCTTGGTTCAATTGTGAGAGAAGAGCTGCATCAAGGCTCAAAAAGAAAAGGTCTTCATCTCTGTGATTTCACAGAATCAAAGCCTGTCATTCTCGTAATGGGAGGTAGCCAGGGGGCTAAAAAAATAAATGAAACCATTCGCAGTCTTGTTCCAACATTGACGAAAAACTATCAGATCGTCCATCTTTGTGGGAAAGGGAAAGTTGATGAAACGATAAATGTTCATGGATATAAACAATTTGAATATGTGAAGGATGAATTGCCGGATATCCTAGCGATGACAGACCTTGTCGTAACACGAGCTGGTTCAAATTCCATATACGAGTTTCTTGATTTGGAAATTCCGATGATTTTGATCCCTCTCCCTCTCAGCCAGAGCCGAGGCGACCAGATACAGAATGCGGAATCATTTGAAAAACAAGGGTTTGCAGAAGTGCTTCAGGAAGAAGAACTGACTGAGGAATCATTACAATCCTACATTCATAAAACATTCGAGAATCGTGCCCAGTATCAGCGTAATATGCAACGCAGCGAGCAAAGCAATCCTTTGGAAAAGCTTTATGGGTTACTAGAAGAATACAGTAGGAAGTAG
- a CDS encoding DedA family protein: MESWYTDFIEQYGYFGIFLVMALENLFPPIPSEVVLPFSGFITTSTDLNIFGVVLASTGGAVFGAIVLYGVGLLLDVENLEKIVDRWGHILRIKKKDIYRADAWFDRYGKWTVFFGRMMPFLRSVISIPAGMANMGFVLFIVFTTLGTLLWNILLISIGAALGENWKDIIQYVSLYSTVIYVGLGLVAVFFIGWYFNRKKRKSQKK; the protein is encoded by the coding sequence ATGGAGAGCTGGTATACGGATTTCATTGAGCAATATGGTTATTTCGGAATTTTCCTCGTCATGGCGTTAGAAAATCTCTTTCCACCTATCCCTTCTGAGGTCGTCCTGCCCTTCAGTGGATTTATTACGACATCGACCGATCTGAACATATTTGGGGTCGTTCTGGCATCGACTGGTGGAGCGGTTTTCGGTGCCATTGTCCTTTACGGTGTGGGATTGCTGTTGGATGTTGAGAACCTAGAGAAGATCGTGGATCGTTGGGGACACATATTACGGATTAAGAAAAAAGATATTTATCGTGCTGATGCTTGGTTTGATCGTTATGGGAAATGGACGGTTTTCTTTGGGCGGATGATGCCCTTTTTGAGAAGTGTCATTTCAATTCCAGCGGGTATGGCAAATATGGGCTTCGTCCTTTTCATCGTTTTCACCACGTTAGGGACGCTCCTTTGGAATATTTTATTGATCAGTATCGGCGCTGCTTTAGGGGAGAATTGGAAGGATATCATTCAGTATGTAAGCCTTTATTCAACCGTCATTTACGTTGGATTAGGACTTGTGGCTGTCTTTTTCATCGGCTGGTACTTTAATCGTAAAAAGAGGAAAAGTCAGAAAAAATAA
- a CDS encoding alpha-amylase family glycosyl hydrolase, protein MKIKRSKVFMSLMVLLLIIQSLSSYMSQNAEAADRTVRIVGSFGTDGDPTFWNPASDEFKMASSENDMYYLKKVLNAGTYEYKVAINGTWDENYGENGEAGGQNMTFSLSEQKEVLFVYNDKTHVTTIMTDDQMPRLAGTIQPVIGAGDEWSPGTSTALLSDENHDNVYEFKANVPKGIYEFKVVLGNGWGVEYPKDNVKLNVTKDREVTFFYNHETKEVYTDYEGSGPDGLISTEQLYHNTWDELYRSPFGALETGKEVKLRLEAAKGDLTGANVLMKNYTSGNSELIKMEKVGWTEVEGKGERDYWEAVFTPTEKGVYGYKFIAKDGETIKEYGEDTAQGKTGRAGDNVLDFFQLTVYEPGYTTPDWMKEAVVYQIFPDRFYNGNKKNDDAKKYARGLEPIEHQDWTELPDNPRLADDSNYEGDGIWSNDFFGGDIKGVQDKLDYIESLGVNTIYLNPVAHAASNHKYDATDFKAVDPMFGSPEEFKQFTDELKKRDMHLILDGVFNHVGDDSIYFDRYGKYETVGAYEYWASIYDYMNQEGLSEEAAKERVEKEFLQQGQVFSDYGFHNWFNIENRKVDVGTPNERYDYQAWWGFDSLPEIASVPGKAVPYDSELNNEQFANYIMYNQDSVAKSWLERGGSGWRLDVANEVDTEFWRQFRDEIKATETKTNDDPLILGEIWDDASKYFLGDLYDSVMNYRFRGAMLDYLKNGKAERAAEQLTAIEEDYPDEAFYNLMNLMGSHDTARAVYLLGNGNENAERAEFDQNYDHELGLKRLKLAAIFQFGYPGAPTIYYGDEAGVTGSKDPDDRRTYPWGNENKELIAHYQKLGKIREKHQELLSHGDLKNLHMEGDVFVYGRSLNKKSAIVAINRGDRAKTVQVDVKGFALNGVAFNEQLMEYKAVKVENGTVTLTIPAMSGKMLFAKNKNVKAPKGVKKLSAKEGINEVTLSWRGKSQSYNVYITNIEGALYKKVQTTKDTSIEVTGLDNGRKYYFAVTALDEYGNESLKVATGEVIPHLPLTEGTYEIADLSELNDSELDLSAPKIVNVSIGIGTYTAEDLAEGLQAELHVKHPGEEQWESIQAAYSGQGEAGTNVFSAEFLPLEAGEYKYRYAFTTDLGRKWVYSVEKDLTVHKAKDETLPVEAVSLEEPAQESGQVNLNWSLKNPKDPYMITIVRDGQVIDMLWDAGETQYKDLSVENGKTYKYIVRVYDQYGNKVDSNAVSVTPDIVMVEVTFKVSAPDYTPLDAKLNMPNSLNGWNTNAWEMSRNGAVTPDWEYTVEMQVGEVLTYKYVKGNSWDQEGLADHTPDDPTDDDVSYYGYGAIGTDLKVVVENEGNNKMVVEDKILRWIDQPVVITSHANGQSVSGDVVTLKGNAIKQGVLTINGERVTINDDMTWSHEVKLDNGENRFDLHIEPSEQNKTDIFKNDGGAIGKNTKNITFTLVKE, encoded by the coding sequence ATGAAAATAAAGCGTTCAAAGGTTTTTATGTCACTTATGGTGCTATTGCTCATCATTCAGAGCTTAAGTAGCTATATGTCACAAAATGCTGAAGCTGCCGACCGTACAGTACGGATTGTCGGAAGCTTTGGAACGGATGGGGATCCAACATTCTGGAACCCTGCTTCTGATGAGTTTAAAATGGCGTCTTCTGAAAATGATATGTACTATTTGAAGAAGGTGCTGAATGCAGGTACATACGAGTATAAGGTAGCTATCAATGGTACATGGGATGAAAACTACGGTGAAAATGGCGAGGCAGGGGGTCAGAATATGACCTTCAGCTTAAGTGAGCAGAAGGAAGTGCTCTTTGTCTATAACGATAAAACGCATGTGACGACCATTATGACCGATGATCAAATGCCGCGTCTCGCCGGGACCATCCAACCGGTGATTGGGGCTGGAGATGAATGGTCTCCAGGTACATCAACCGCACTATTATCCGATGAAAACCATGACAATGTCTATGAGTTTAAAGCGAATGTACCGAAAGGGATCTATGAATTCAAGGTGGTTCTCGGAAATGGTTGGGGAGTAGAATACCCTAAAGATAACGTCAAATTGAATGTGACGAAAGATCGTGAAGTTACATTCTTCTACAACCATGAAACGAAGGAAGTGTACACCGACTACGAAGGCTCAGGACCAGATGGGCTTATTAGTACGGAGCAGCTTTACCACAATACATGGGACGAGCTATACCGTAGCCCCTTTGGCGCCCTCGAAACGGGAAAAGAGGTCAAATTACGACTTGAGGCAGCAAAAGGTGACTTGACTGGAGCCAATGTCCTCATGAAAAATTATACATCCGGAAATTCCGAACTCATCAAAATGGAGAAGGTCGGTTGGACAGAAGTTGAAGGTAAAGGTGAGCGGGATTATTGGGAAGCCGTGTTTACCCCGACTGAAAAGGGTGTATACGGATATAAGTTTATTGCGAAAGACGGCGAGACCATCAAAGAATATGGAGAAGATACCGCTCAAGGGAAGACTGGCCGAGCTGGCGATAACGTGCTCGACTTCTTCCAACTGACTGTGTATGAACCTGGCTACACAACACCGGACTGGATGAAGGAAGCTGTCGTGTATCAAATTTTCCCAGATCGTTTTTACAATGGGAATAAGAAAAACGATGATGCAAAGAAATATGCACGTGGCCTTGAGCCAATCGAGCATCAGGACTGGACAGAACTCCCTGATAATCCACGTCTAGCAGACGATTCGAACTATGAAGGCGATGGGATTTGGAGTAACGATTTCTTTGGTGGCGACATTAAAGGGGTTCAGGATAAATTAGACTATATCGAATCTCTCGGTGTAAACACGATTTACTTGAATCCAGTTGCCCATGCAGCATCAAACCATAAGTATGATGCTACAGATTTTAAAGCGGTCGACCCAATGTTCGGCTCACCAGAGGAATTCAAGCAATTCACAGATGAGTTGAAGAAACGCGATATGCACCTCATTCTCGATGGCGTGTTCAATCACGTGGGAGATGATTCCATCTATTTTGACCGTTATGGAAAATATGAAACTGTCGGAGCTTATGAATATTGGGCAAGTATCTATGATTATATGAATCAAGAAGGCTTGTCTGAGGAGGCTGCAAAGGAAAGAGTAGAGAAAGAGTTTTTACAACAAGGCCAAGTGTTCAGTGATTATGGGTTCCACAATTGGTTCAACATCGAAAATAGAAAAGTAGATGTAGGGACACCGAACGAACGGTATGACTACCAAGCTTGGTGGGGATTCGACAGTTTACCAGAAATTGCGTCAGTACCGGGGAAAGCTGTACCGTATGATTCTGAGCTGAACAATGAACAGTTCGCAAATTACATTATGTATAATCAAGATTCTGTGGCAAAATCCTGGCTTGAACGCGGGGGATCTGGTTGGCGTTTGGACGTTGCCAATGAGGTTGATACGGAATTCTGGAGACAATTCCGTGACGAAATCAAAGCGACGGAAACGAAAACAAATGATGATCCGTTGATTCTTGGTGAAATCTGGGACGATGCTTCAAAATACTTCCTCGGGGATCTGTACGATTCGGTTATGAACTATCGATTCCGTGGAGCAATGCTTGATTACTTGAAGAATGGGAAAGCTGAGAGGGCAGCTGAACAGTTGACTGCGATAGAAGAGGATTATCCGGATGAAGCATTTTATAACCTGATGAACTTGATGGGCTCACACGATACAGCCCGTGCAGTATACTTGCTAGGGAACGGTAACGAAAATGCTGAACGTGCTGAGTTCGATCAAAACTATGACCATGAACTCGGATTGAAACGTTTGAAACTTGCAGCGATCTTCCAATTCGGTTATCCAGGTGCTCCGACGATTTATTATGGAGATGAAGCTGGTGTAACAGGCTCTAAAGATCCAGATGACCGAAGAACGTATCCTTGGGGTAATGAAAACAAGGAACTGATTGCACATTATCAGAAGCTTGGAAAGATCCGCGAGAAACATCAAGAGTTGCTATCTCATGGGGATTTGAAAAACCTCCATATGGAAGGTGACGTATTCGTCTACGGACGAAGCTTGAATAAAAAATCAGCGATTGTTGCCATCAACCGTGGTGACAGAGCAAAAACTGTACAAGTCGATGTAAAAGGCTTTGCATTGAATGGCGTAGCATTCAACGAACAACTCATGGAATATAAAGCTGTTAAAGTCGAAAACGGAACAGTGACATTAACCATCCCTGCGATGAGCGGGAAGATGCTTTTTGCAAAGAATAAAAATGTGAAAGCACCAAAAGGTGTTAAAAAACTGTCCGCCAAGGAAGGAATCAATGAAGTAACACTTTCTTGGAGAGGAAAATCACAATCATACAATGTGTATATCACTAACATTGAAGGAGCGCTTTATAAGAAGGTTCAAACAACAAAAGACACTTCAATAGAAGTTACCGGCTTGGACAATGGGCGCAAGTATTATTTTGCTGTAACAGCTCTCGATGAGTACGGTAACGAATCATTAAAAGTAGCGACTGGTGAAGTCATTCCTCATCTACCTTTAACGGAAGGCACATATGAAATAGCGGACCTGTCTGAATTAAATGATTCAGAACTTGATTTATCAGCCCCTAAAATTGTAAATGTTAGTATTGGAATTGGCACATATACGGCTGAGGATCTTGCTGAAGGTCTGCAAGCTGAACTCCATGTGAAACACCCTGGTGAAGAGCAGTGGGAGAGCATCCAAGCTGCTTATAGTGGACAAGGTGAAGCAGGGACGAATGTTTTCTCTGCGGAATTTTTGCCATTGGAAGCTGGGGAATATAAGTACCGATATGCATTCACTACAGATCTTGGTAGGAAATGGGTTTATTCTGTAGAAAAGGATTTGACGGTACACAAGGCTAAAGATGAGACACTTCCGGTTGAGGCCGTTTCGTTAGAAGAACCAGCCCAAGAATCAGGTCAAGTGAACCTGAACTGGAGTTTGAAGAATCCGAAAGATCCCTACATGATTACAATCGTCCGTGATGGACAAGTCATCGATATGCTTTGGGATGCAGGCGAAACGCAATATAAGGATTTAAGTGTGGAAAATGGTAAGACATACAAATATATCGTACGTGTTTATGACCAATACGGGAACAAAGTGGACTCCAATGCGGTGTCAGTGACCCCAGATATTGTCATGGTGGAAGTGACGTTCAAGGTCAGTGCACCAGACTACACCCCTCTGGATGCAAAGCTGAATATGCCAAACAGCTTGAACGGCTGGAATACAAATGCATGGGAAATGAGCCGTAATGGAGCAGTTACACCTGATTGGGAATATACAGTCGAAATGCAAGTGGGAGAAGTGTTGACGTATAAGTATGTAAAAGGTAATTCGTGGGATCAGGAAGGTCTCGCCGATCATACCCCGGATGATCCGACCGATGATGATGTCAGTTATTATGGGTACGGTGCAATCGGCACAGACTTAAAGGTAGTTGTTGAAAACGAGGGTAACAACAAGATGGTTGTAGAAGACAAGATACTCCGTTGGATCGATCAGCCTGTTGTGATTACCTCCCATGCGAACGGACAATCCGTTTCTGGCGATGTGGTCACATTGAAAGGGAATGCCATCAAGCAAGGTGTCCTTACGATCAATGGTGAGCGTGTAACGATCAATGATGATATGACATGGAGCCATGAGGTTAAGCTGGACAACGGTGAAAACCGATTCGATCTCCATATTGAACCTTCTGAACAGAACAAAACCGATATCTTCAAAAACGACGGAGGCGCAATAGGAAAGAATACAAAGAACATCACCTTCACATTAGTAAAGGAATAA
- a CDS encoding metalloregulator ArsR/SmtB family transcription factor yields the protein MKDIELTDQSLPKVFEKYEGKFKALADDKRLKIMYLLTQKGEICVCDLVDMMEMPQSKLSYHLKILLDAGIIKRETRGTWSYYQLNQEEVNHLLSEELCCLFRPS from the coding sequence TTGAAGGATATCGAATTGACGGATCAATCCCTTCCCAAAGTGTTTGAAAAATACGAAGGCAAATTCAAAGCACTGGCAGATGATAAACGGCTGAAAATCATGTATTTGCTCACCCAAAAAGGTGAGATTTGCGTATGCGACCTTGTTGATATGATGGAAATGCCTCAATCTAAACTTTCCTATCATCTGAAGATTCTGCTTGATGCAGGAATCATCAAACGAGAAACACGAGGCACCTGGAGTTATTACCAGTTGAATCAGGAGGAAGTGAATCACTTATTATCAGAGGAGCTTTGTTGTCTATTCAGACCTTCTTGA